The following are encoded in a window of Litoribacterium kuwaitense genomic DNA:
- a CDS encoding sulfatase-like hydrolase/transferase: protein MERPNIVWISLEDTSPRFGCYGDDVARTPHIDRLASEGTVFTQAFATAGVCAPSRSAIITGMYQTSIGTHHMRTTHTNVATPELPTPYEAVVPHYVKAFTEYLRAAGYYCTNNKKTDYQFHAPFTAWDELGDQAHWRNRKEGQPFFSVFNPTLTHESGMWPEKERHPLETDPNDVELPPYLPDTLKCREALARHYDNIADSDNIVGDILQQLEDDGLRENTIVFLWSDHGEGLPRAKRWPYDAGIRIPLIVRWPGQVASKTVSDQLVSLVDLAPTVLSLAGINVPAHLEGQSFLGDDAVGRDYIFATRDRYDESYDMVRAIRDDQFKYIRHYDPNLPYLLWIPYQNKHPVQQELWRLYAAGKLEDQQRILFNERAAEELYDLQNDPHEVNNLAANPVYQERLETMRLALDEWRQRTGDLGELSETELVERFWPGGVQPETAVPLLIPVTEDDPGVTPSEGGTFKEPFLLQLHCATQGASIAYTLENGADARWELYTKPLLLTEHTTTIRVKASRIGYKDSHERTSTFTIRVK, encoded by the coding sequence ATGGAACGACCAAATATCGTGTGGATTTCATTAGAAGACACGAGCCCGCGTTTTGGGTGCTATGGAGATGACGTCGCGCGCACACCACATATTGATCGGCTAGCCTCCGAGGGAACGGTGTTTACGCAAGCCTTTGCGACGGCAGGTGTTTGTGCCCCAAGTCGATCAGCCATTATTACAGGGATGTACCAAACTTCCATTGGGACACATCATATGAGGACGACGCATACAAATGTGGCGACGCCAGAATTACCGACGCCTTATGAAGCCGTCGTTCCTCACTATGTGAAGGCGTTTACCGAATACTTGCGAGCAGCAGGCTATTATTGTACAAACAATAAAAAAACCGATTATCAATTTCATGCGCCTTTTACGGCGTGGGATGAGCTTGGCGACCAGGCGCATTGGCGCAATCGAAAAGAAGGACAACCGTTCTTTTCGGTGTTTAATCCGACGTTGACCCATGAAAGTGGGATGTGGCCGGAAAAAGAGCGTCATCCGCTCGAGACGGATCCGAATGATGTCGAGCTGCCTCCGTATTTGCCGGACACTTTAAAGTGTAGAGAAGCATTGGCGCGACATTATGACAATATCGCTGACTCTGACAACATTGTCGGTGACATTTTGCAACAGCTCGAGGACGACGGCTTGCGTGAGAATACGATTGTTTTTTTATGGAGCGATCACGGAGAAGGGCTGCCACGCGCAAAAAGATGGCCGTACGATGCTGGTATTCGTATTCCGCTGATTGTACGTTGGCCAGGGCAGGTGGCCTCTAAAACCGTGTCGGATCAGTTGGTCAGTCTTGTTGACTTAGCGCCAACCGTGCTTTCTTTAGCCGGTATCAATGTTCCCGCTCATTTGGAAGGACAGTCTTTTTTAGGAGATGATGCTGTCGGGCGCGACTATATTTTTGCGACGAGAGATCGCTACGATGAATCATATGACATGGTGCGTGCGATCCGAGACGACCAATTTAAATACATCCGTCACTATGATCCTAATCTTCCTTATCTATTATGGATTCCCTATCAAAATAAGCATCCCGTTCAACAAGAGCTTTGGCGCCTTTATGCCGCAGGAAAGCTCGAGGACCAACAGCGCATTTTGTTTAACGAACGCGCGGCAGAAGAATTGTATGATTTGCAGAATGACCCGCATGAGGTCAATAATTTAGCAGCAAATCCAGTTTATCAGGAGCGGTTAGAAACGATGCGTCTTGCTTTAGACGAATGGCGGCAGCGTACTGGCGATTTAGGTGAGCTGTCAGAGACAGAGCTGGTTGAGCGCTTTTGGCCAGGGGGTGTACAGCCTGAAACAGCTGTGCCACTTCTCATCCCTGTGACCGAAGACGACCCTGGCGTTACACCTTCTGAGGGAGGGACATTTAAGGAGCCATTTCTGCTTCAATTGCATTGTGCCACCCAAGGCGCGTCGATTGCGTACACACTGGAAAATGGAGCAGATGCACGCTGGGAATTGTACACGAAGCCTTTGTTACTGACCGAGCATACGACAACCATTCGCGTGAAAGCGTCACGAATTGGTTATAAGGACAGCCATGAACGAACGTCTACATTTACGATAAGGGTGAAATAA
- a CDS encoding arylsulfatase, giving the protein MAQPNVLIILNDDMGFSDIGCYGGEIETPNLDRLAMNGLRFSQFYNTARCSPSRASLLTGLHPHQTGIGILTDDQRPDGYPGNLNRQCVTIAEVLKQGGYRTYMSGKWHLANDIHEENHTWPLQRGFDRFYGTLAGAGSYFRPLTLRRDNENIDDEDLADDFYYTDEMSRQAVAFLADHHEQHEDDPFFMYVAYTAPHWPLHAKEEDIEKYKGRFNEGWDVLREERFKRLYELGILDESSSLSTRDPSLPAWDEADHKEWLLRCMEVYAAQIDAMDQGIGTIIDQLEETGKLEQTIILFLSDNGGCAEVLQPQMRTNVLKKKVAPVVTKDGEEVVFGNRPDVMPGGEDSYQSYGVAWANLSNTPFRLYKHWVHEGGIATPLIVHWPEEVVEQGRIVHEPFQLTDIMPTILEITKTDDCELLDRNELHPLEGQSFAPVFTGETVEKEALFWEHEGNGAVRIGDWKLVRKYPQAWELYHLGKDRSEMTNLADTFPDKVAEMKTQYEEWARRCDVIPREQILRHMQK; this is encoded by the coding sequence ATGGCGCAGCCCAACGTATTAATCATTTTGAATGACGATATGGGTTTTTCCGATATTGGTTGTTACGGAGGAGAAATTGAAACACCAAACCTCGATCGTTTAGCGATGAACGGCCTGCGATTTTCACAATTTTACAATACAGCAAGATGCAGTCCTTCAAGGGCGTCGCTATTAACCGGGCTTCATCCACATCAAACAGGGATTGGGATTTTAACTGATGACCAACGACCGGACGGTTATCCAGGAAATCTGAATCGCCAGTGTGTAACGATCGCAGAAGTATTAAAGCAGGGTGGATATCGCACGTATATGAGTGGGAAGTGGCATCTGGCCAATGACATTCATGAAGAAAATCATACGTGGCCGCTGCAACGGGGATTTGACCGTTTTTATGGCACTTTAGCAGGAGCAGGAAGCTATTTTCGCCCGCTCACATTAAGGCGGGATAACGAAAATATTGATGATGAAGACTTAGCTGACGATTTTTATTATACTGATGAGATGAGCAGGCAAGCCGTAGCCTTTTTAGCGGATCACCATGAGCAGCATGAAGACGATCCTTTCTTTATGTACGTTGCTTATACTGCCCCTCATTGGCCATTGCACGCAAAAGAGGAAGACATCGAAAAGTATAAAGGGCGTTTTAATGAAGGATGGGATGTGCTACGAGAGGAACGGTTTAAGCGCTTATATGAATTAGGCATATTAGATGAAAGCAGTTCGTTAAGTACGAGAGATCCATCTCTGCCTGCTTGGGATGAGGCTGATCATAAAGAATGGCTCCTCAGATGCATGGAAGTGTATGCAGCACAAATCGATGCCATGGACCAAGGGATCGGCACGATCATCGATCAGCTGGAAGAGACGGGTAAACTTGAGCAGACAATCATTCTCTTTCTTTCCGATAATGGTGGGTGTGCGGAAGTGTTGCAGCCGCAAATGCGCACGAATGTCCTCAAGAAAAAAGTCGCACCGGTGGTGACTAAAGACGGCGAAGAAGTTGTGTTTGGCAATCGTCCAGACGTTATGCCTGGCGGCGAAGATAGTTACCAGAGCTACGGCGTGGCGTGGGCAAACTTATCAAATACACCTTTCCGTCTCTACAAGCATTGGGTTCATGAAGGTGGAATTGCGACACCTTTGATCGTACATTGGCCGGAAGAAGTCGTCGAGCAAGGAAGGATTGTTCATGAGCCGTTTCAATTGACCGATATTATGCCAACCATACTAGAGATCACAAAGACAGATGATTGTGAACTACTCGATAGGAACGAATTGCATCCGTTAGAAGGGCAAAGCTTTGCACCAGTTTTTACTGGTGAGACTGTTGAGAAAGAGGCGCTTTTTTGGGAGCATGAAGGAAATGGCGCAGTTCGTATCGGAGATTGGAAGCTTGTCAGAAAGTATCCACAAGCTTGGGAGCTGTATCATTTGGGCAAGGACAGATCAGAAATGACAAATTTAGCTGATACATTTCCCGATAAGGTGGCAGAGATGAAGACGCAATACGAAGAATGGGCAAGGCGCTGCGACGTCATTCCGAGAGAGCAGATTTTGCGTCATATGCAGAAATAA
- a CDS encoding LacI family DNA-binding transcriptional regulator produces the protein MVTIYDIAKLANVSTMTVSRVINQKKNVSKETREKVEQAIQELNYVPNTIAQSLQANRMKTLALLVTDITNPFFTQMTRGAEDEANKQGYQLLLCNTDENIAKEKSYILALLGKRIDGVMLVPSGDESLDSISSLRQAGVPFTLLDRNIRGIECSHVTGDSKEGTRQLVQHLIDQGHRRIAMIHAPLNISTSRERNEAYKATLRANGLSVDKRLIVESHYHLSKQSNTWSFLQMEPAERPTAVVAANNFIADQLLKTLADHDLTISEDIAVACFDELLLPSYIEPFLTTVSQPPYAMGQRAVECILEQIKDPEAVQQEQFKPTLHVRRSTNEWRGAPLA, from the coding sequence ATGGTAACGATTTATGATATTGCAAAGCTGGCTAACGTTTCAACAATGACGGTGTCAAGAGTCATTAATCAGAAAAAAAATGTCAGCAAAGAGACTCGGGAAAAGGTTGAGCAAGCGATTCAAGAATTGAATTACGTCCCAAATACAATCGCTCAAAGCTTACAAGCCAACCGAATGAAAACACTGGCTTTGCTTGTTACCGACATTACTAACCCCTTTTTCACACAAATGACCCGTGGTGCAGAGGATGAAGCCAACAAACAAGGGTATCAGCTACTCCTATGCAACACGGATGAAAATATAGCGAAAGAAAAATCGTATATTCTCGCTTTACTTGGTAAACGGATTGACGGTGTCATGCTCGTTCCTTCTGGTGATGAATCTTTAGACTCTATTTCTTCACTTCGACAAGCCGGCGTCCCGTTTACTTTATTAGACCGTAACATTCGGGGCATTGAATGCAGTCATGTGACAGGTGACAGTAAAGAAGGAACCCGACAGCTTGTCCAACACCTTATTGATCAAGGGCATCGACGGATCGCAATGATTCACGCCCCGTTAAACATTTCAACCTCGCGGGAACGAAATGAAGCTTATAAAGCAACGCTGCGAGCAAATGGCCTCTCCGTCGACAAGCGGTTGATCGTTGAAAGCCACTATCACCTTTCGAAGCAGAGCAACACGTGGTCTTTTTTACAGATGGAGCCCGCCGAACGTCCTACAGCTGTTGTGGCTGCGAACAATTTTATTGCTGATCAGCTTCTGAAAACATTGGCGGATCATGACCTTACAATTTCTGAAGACATTGCCGTTGCTTGCTTTGATGAATTACTGTTGCCATCTTATATTGAGCCTTTTTTAACGACCGTATCGCAGCCACCCTATGCGATGGGGCAGCGTGCTGTCGAATGTATTTTAGAACAAATTAAGGACCCAGAGGCCGTACAGCAAGAACAGTTTAAACCGACTTTACACGTGAGAAGATCGACAAACGAATGGAGAGGCGCACCGTTAGCTTAA
- a CDS encoding amidohydrolase family protein: MIDGHQHFWKLARGDYPWPTENEPLLYRDYAPEELLPLLQANGVEGTVAVQAAPSMKETEYLLRLADEHQWILGVVGWLDLTSDQFYEHLKAFLKYPKFKGLRPMLQDLHDEWLFQPNVLENLELTVNEGVPLDFLIVHRQLPIVKKCMERFPQMKAVIDHFGKPDIAQQQLHPWMEDIEALASYPHLYIKMSGLVTEAKGDWTEDDFSPYVRHVVNTFGPDRMLFGSDWPVCKLAASYEEVLQLVKNQLLAHHLTQAQWASIFKDNAREFYQL, encoded by the coding sequence GTGATTGATGGTCACCAGCACTTTTGGAAGCTCGCGCGCGGAGATTATCCGTGGCCAACAGAAAATGAGCCATTATTGTATCGAGATTATGCCCCTGAGGAGTTACTGCCGTTGTTGCAAGCCAATGGTGTAGAGGGAACCGTCGCTGTCCAAGCAGCACCGTCAATGAAAGAAACTGAGTATTTGTTACGTCTTGCCGATGAGCATCAATGGATTCTAGGGGTCGTAGGCTGGCTTGACTTAACAAGTGACCAGTTTTATGAACATCTGAAAGCGTTTTTAAAGTATCCTAAATTTAAAGGGCTTCGTCCGATGCTGCAAGACTTACATGATGAATGGTTGTTTCAGCCAAACGTGCTTGAAAATCTTGAGCTTACCGTGAACGAAGGGGTTCCGCTTGACTTTTTAATCGTTCATCGCCAGCTTCCTATCGTGAAAAAATGTATGGAACGTTTCCCGCAAATGAAAGCCGTCATTGATCACTTTGGAAAGCCGGATATTGCGCAACAGCAATTGCACCCTTGGATGGAGGATATCGAGGCGCTGGCTTCATATCCACATCTATACATTAAGATGTCTGGTCTCGTAACAGAGGCAAAAGGTGATTGGACAGAAGACGATTTCTCTCCGTACGTGCGCCATGTCGTCAATACGTTTGGTCCTGATCGTATGTTGTTTGGTAGCGATTGGCCAGTCTGTAAGCTCGCAGCCTCGTATGAAGAAGTGTTGCAATTAGTTAAAAATCAGCTTCTTGCTCATCATTTGACTCAAGCGCAATGGGCATCAATTTTTAAAGATAATGCTAGAGAATTTTATCAACTGTAA
- a CDS encoding UxaA family hydrolase codes for MSEYTYHSGIQCIVMDDKDHVATALKEIQAGETIQVVRGGEMLSIQALDSIPSGHKIALEQISAGQHVLKYGEAIGAATEGIEKGAHVHVHNIEGIRGRGDQKKEEVQTT; via the coding sequence ATGTCAGAATATACATATCATTCCGGGATTCAATGTATTGTCATGGATGACAAAGATCATGTTGCTACAGCATTAAAAGAAATTCAGGCCGGAGAGACTATACAAGTGGTTCGTGGGGGGGAGATGTTGTCTATTCAAGCACTTGATTCGATCCCTTCCGGACACAAAATCGCTTTAGAGCAAATTTCAGCTGGGCAGCATGTGTTGAAATACGGCGAAGCGATTGGTGCGGCGACAGAAGGTATTGAAAAAGGAGCTCACGTTCACGTGCACAATATTGAGGGCATTCGCGGGCGCGGCGATCAGAAGAAAGAGGAGGTTCAGACAACATGA
- a CDS encoding UxaA family hydrolase produces the protein MRKLKGYRRPDGRFGIRNHLLIIPTVVCANQVANRIQQQVSGAVAIPHQHGCSQVGDDIKRTHRVLVGMGQNPNVGAVLIISLGCEGIDARQVKKEIEATGKPVEWIDIQDIGGSIKTIQSGVDTAQKLSAQLQNEPVAEGDATELIIGVKCGGSDATSGLCSNPALGKAADLIIANGGTVIMGETTEIIGAEHLVAAKAVNDEVKEKLYTAVQNFEAEIDRMGVDMRGGNPSPGNIEGGLSTIEEKSLGCISKAGSAPLQDVTQYAEPIKGKGYFFMDSPGNDIECVSGMAAAGVHLVCFTTGRGTPTGNAVIPVMKLTGNEETAKKMADNIDVDTSPVLRGEETMEEAGRRIYEDILEAASGKEVKAEILGHAEFSINRIGISL, from the coding sequence ATGAGAAAGCTTAAAGGCTATCGACGACCAGACGGAAGGTTTGGCATTCGGAACCACTTGCTTATTATCCCGACAGTTGTTTGTGCGAACCAAGTAGCGAATCGCATTCAGCAGCAAGTCTCAGGCGCTGTAGCAATTCCGCATCAGCACGGTTGCAGTCAAGTCGGAGACGACATTAAACGAACGCACCGTGTCCTTGTGGGAATGGGACAAAACCCAAATGTTGGTGCCGTGTTGATCATCAGTCTCGGTTGCGAAGGGATTGATGCTCGGCAAGTCAAGAAGGAAATTGAAGCGACAGGAAAGCCGGTTGAATGGATAGACATTCAAGATATTGGTGGTTCGATTAAGACGATTCAATCTGGTGTAGACACAGCACAAAAGCTTTCTGCCCAGCTGCAAAATGAGCCAGTTGCTGAAGGCGATGCAACTGAACTTATCATCGGCGTCAAATGCGGTGGATCAGATGCGACTTCAGGATTGTGCAGTAACCCTGCTCTTGGGAAAGCCGCCGATCTCATTATCGCAAACGGAGGGACCGTCATCATGGGCGAGACGACAGAGATCATCGGTGCAGAGCATCTCGTCGCTGCCAAAGCAGTGAATGATGAGGTCAAGGAAAAGCTCTATACCGCCGTCCAAAACTTTGAAGCGGAAATTGATCGGATGGGTGTAGACATGCGCGGTGGTAACCCAAGCCCTGGAAACATTGAAGGGGGCTTATCGACAATTGAAGAAAAATCGCTCGGCTGTATTTCCAAAGCTGGTTCTGCTCCGCTGCAAGATGTGACGCAATATGCTGAACCGATTAAAGGCAAAGGTTATTTCTTTATGGATTCCCCGGGAAATGATATCGAATGCGTTTCAGGTATGGCGGCTGCTGGCGTTCACCTTGTCTGCTTTACGACGGGCCGAGGGACGCCCACAGGGAATGCAGTCATTCCTGTCATGAAACTGACCGGAAATGAAGAGACGGCTAAAAAAATGGCCGACAATATTGATGTCGATACGAGTCCTGTTCTTCGTGGTGAAGAGACGATGGAGGAAGCAGGGCGCCGCATATATGAAGACATTTTAGAGGCCGCGTCTGGGAAAGAAGTCAAAGCAGAAATTTTAGGCCACGCCGAATTTAGCATTAACCGGATTGGCATTAGCTTGTAA
- a CDS encoding SDR family NAD(P)-dependent oxidoreductase, with the protein MSRFTNRNVLVTGSARGIGAAIVRRFAEEGANIVINYLGDSDREAAAEVQQEIAQAFGTKVILVQGDVGKKADVENMFAEAERELGPIEVLVNNAGVAPFEPFLKVTEDTWDRTFETNVKGMFLTSQRAAPSMIERGYGKIVNVASTASLLVTSPVIPHYIASKAAAHQLTKALGIELGKHGINVNAVGPSTVETDMVKEYLQDEQIYQQEVEANPMKRLGTAKQIADAVLFLSSEEAMQVNGHLLMVDGGLTVKAAQPEDHMDH; encoded by the coding sequence ATGAGTCGATTTACGAATCGTAACGTTTTAGTGACAGGAAGCGCACGTGGTATTGGGGCGGCGATCGTTCGCCGTTTTGCCGAAGAAGGTGCAAATATTGTCATTAATTATCTCGGAGATTCTGACCGTGAAGCTGCCGCTGAAGTGCAGCAGGAGATTGCGCAAGCCTTTGGCACCAAAGTGATCTTAGTACAAGGAGATGTAGGAAAGAAGGCAGATGTCGAGAACATGTTTGCCGAAGCTGAACGCGAGCTAGGACCGATCGAGGTCTTAGTGAATAATGCTGGGGTTGCTCCTTTTGAGCCGTTTCTGAAAGTGACAGAGGATACGTGGGACCGTACGTTTGAAACAAACGTCAAAGGGATGTTTTTAACGTCGCAGCGAGCGGCACCATCGATGATTGAACGAGGCTACGGAAAAATAGTCAATGTGGCGTCAACCGCAAGCTTATTAGTGACAAGTCCTGTCATTCCCCACTATATTGCTTCAAAAGCGGCTGCGCATCAGCTGACAAAAGCTTTAGGCATCGAACTCGGAAAACACGGCATCAACGTAAATGCCGTCGGTCCAAGTACGGTGGAAACAGACATGGTGAAAGAATATTTGCAGGACGAACAGATTTATCAACAGGAAGTTGAAGCGAATCCAATGAAACGCCTCGGGACAGCAAAGCAAATTGCCGATGCGGTGCTATTTCTTTCGTCAGAAGAAGCGATGCAGGTGAATGGGCATTTGTTAATGGTAGATGGAGGATTGACGGTAAAAGCAGCTCAGCCAGAAGATCATATGGATCATTAA
- a CDS encoding SDR family NAD(P)-dependent oxidoreductase, with protein sequence MRLQDKVVLITGAGSGIGQSTAQRFASEGATVLVVDIHEEHGRETVASIEAEGGKAAYFYGDVTSLDEMQQVVDKAQAEHGMIDVLFNNAGISNVGRLDEVEPDAWDRVMNVNVKGTYVPSKCVLPSMMERKQGCIINMSSCAAEMGLQKRALYAATKGAILSLTKAMQVDYAPYNIRVNALLPGTIFTPFVENYLKNSYDNPDEAIENIKKRQLSGELGRPEDVAKAALFLASDESNFMMGSPLYVDGGVVFGKNA encoded by the coding sequence TTGCGATTACAAGACAAAGTCGTTTTGATTACAGGTGCAGGTTCAGGAATTGGTCAAAGCACGGCTCAACGGTTTGCAAGTGAAGGTGCGACGGTACTCGTCGTTGATATCCATGAAGAGCATGGGCGTGAAACGGTCGCTTCGATCGAAGCTGAAGGAGGGAAAGCCGCCTATTTTTACGGCGATGTGACATCCCTTGATGAGATGCAGCAGGTCGTTGACAAGGCACAAGCTGAGCATGGCATGATTGATGTTCTTTTCAACAATGCAGGCATTAGTAATGTCGGTCGTTTAGATGAGGTTGAGCCTGATGCATGGGATCGGGTCATGAATGTCAACGTCAAAGGGACGTACGTGCCGTCAAAATGTGTTTTACCTTCTATGATGGAGCGAAAGCAAGGCTGTATTATTAATATGTCTTCATGTGCAGCGGAGATGGGACTGCAAAAAAGAGCTTTGTATGCTGCGACAAAAGGCGCGATTCTATCATTAACGAAGGCAATGCAAGTTGATTACGCACCTTATAACATTCGTGTGAACGCCTTATTACCAGGAACGATCTTCACACCGTTTGTTGAAAACTATTTGAAGAATTCATACGACAATCCAGACGAAGCGATTGAAAACATTAAAAAACGTCAGCTAAGTGGCGAGCTCGGCCGGCCGGAAGATGTTGCGAAGGCAGCGCTGTTCCTTGCTTCTGATGAATCTAACTTTATGATGGGGTCACCTCTTTATGTCGATGGTGGCGTCGTCTTCGGAAAAAATGCGTAA
- a CDS encoding fumarylacetoacetate hydrolase family protein, with protein sequence MKLFTYHIDGSLHTGVRTDAGLLSLSATAANMPGSSVEVNMMDIVAGGQAALENVSTFVNKAIQDDKAVFLSEAEVVWGPCIPQPHKIICVGLNYRRHADETNAPYPETPILFNKFDNTLAGHLEDIPVPTVTEKLDYEVELTIVIGKNTKNVSEEEALDHVFGYCAANDLSARDLQMKTPQWLLGKTCDKFSPIGPDVVTADEVGNPQKLALKTIVNGEERQNSNTSDMIFSCKEIVSYISKHMTLVPGDIILTGTPEGVVLGSPEDEQVYLKPGDEVTVSIEKLGSLTNTFVAETE encoded by the coding sequence ATGAAGCTATTTACATATCATATAGACGGAAGCTTACACACAGGAGTTCGTACAGACGCAGGGCTCCTTAGCCTATCGGCAACAGCAGCAAATATGCCTGGATCTTCTGTGGAAGTCAACATGATGGACATCGTCGCTGGAGGTCAAGCAGCATTAGAAAACGTCAGTACGTTTGTAAACAAGGCTATTCAAGACGACAAAGCGGTCTTCTTGTCTGAAGCAGAAGTCGTTTGGGGTCCGTGTATTCCTCAACCGCACAAAATCATCTGTGTCGGGTTAAATTATCGCCGTCATGCGGATGAAACAAATGCTCCTTATCCGGAAACGCCGATTCTGTTTAACAAATTTGATAATACGCTAGCAGGACATCTTGAAGACATTCCAGTGCCTACTGTGACTGAAAAACTCGATTACGAAGTGGAGCTTACGATTGTTATCGGTAAAAATACGAAAAATGTCTCTGAGGAGGAGGCGCTTGATCACGTCTTCGGTTACTGTGCCGCGAACGATTTGTCAGCTCGTGATTTACAAATGAAGACACCACAGTGGTTGCTCGGGAAAACGTGCGATAAGTTCAGCCCGATTGGTCCAGACGTTGTCACTGCTGACGAAGTGGGTAACCCTCAGAAGCTGGCACTTAAAACGATCGTTAATGGTGAGGAAAGACAGAACTCTAATACGTCTGATATGATCTTTTCTTGTAAAGAGATTGTTAGCTACATTTCCAAGCATATGACACTTGTTCCTGGAGACATCATTTTAACTGGAACACCTGAAGGCGTCGTACTCGGCTCTCCAGAGGATGAGCAAGTGTATTTGAAACCAGGTGATGAAGTGACCGTAAGCATTGAAAAGCTAGGATCATTGACAAATACCTTTGTTGCTGAGACGGAGTAA
- the fucU gene encoding L-fucose mutarotase — protein MLKGIPSILSPELLKVLMEMGHGDEIVLADGNFPAASHAQRLVRCDGHRIVPLLEALYPLFPLDNYVQSPIFLMQPVQGDAEPAVWKTYENMLQPYPCEQLERFHFYERAKKAYAIVATGDTVPYGNIILKKGVVEPESY, from the coding sequence ATGTTAAAAGGCATTCCATCGATTTTGTCACCTGAGCTTTTAAAGGTATTAATGGAAATGGGGCACGGGGACGAGATTGTCCTGGCAGACGGGAACTTCCCCGCTGCCAGCCACGCCCAGCGTCTCGTTCGATGTGACGGGCACCGTATTGTTCCATTATTAGAGGCTTTATATCCGTTGTTTCCGTTAGACAATTATGTACAAAGTCCGATATTTTTAATGCAGCCAGTCCAAGGGGACGCAGAACCGGCCGTATGGAAAACATATGAAAACATGTTACAGCCGTACCCTTGTGAACAGCTGGAACGCTTTCATTTTTATGAGCGTGCGAAAAAAGCATATGCCATTGTAGCGACAGGAGATACGGTGCCCTATGGAAATATCATTCTCAAAAAAGGCGTCGTCGAACCAGAATCGTATTAG
- a CDS encoding aldose 1-epimerase, translated as MHETKNVTYLGEDAVCAESNALSMTVVPKWGSNLISIRHKATNVPLLREPQTLEEYESRPMLFGTPVLFPPNRLADGKLYFRDRMYQFDLTEEERNNHIHGLVYDQPWHVVSQTADDEKAVVVTEYRSAEDAHAMRQFPHDFRLRLTYTLANTELTITAEIENLGAEPFPWGLGYHTTFNYPADGGDEFKLTVDHKWELDSERLIPTERWESFDSEKWHTGFSLQGVALDDAFYNEKAAEKNVCELKNPALPVDIYYTADQHFKHWVVYSGAGDSGFVCPEPYTWITNAPNLRMEERTTGVQILKSSEKTKVETVLRFVEK; from the coding sequence ATGCACGAAACGAAGAATGTTACGTATTTAGGTGAGGATGCGGTTTGTGCTGAAAGTAATGCGCTTTCAATGACAGTTGTACCTAAGTGGGGGAGCAACCTCATCTCCATTCGCCATAAGGCGACAAATGTTCCTCTGCTTCGCGAGCCGCAAACGCTCGAGGAATATGAGTCTCGTCCGATGCTGTTTGGTACACCTGTCCTTTTTCCACCCAATCGTTTAGCAGATGGAAAGTTATATTTTCGCGATCGGATGTACCAGTTTGATTTAACAGAGGAAGAGCGGAATAATCACATTCATGGTCTCGTGTACGATCAGCCGTGGCATGTCGTGTCTCAAACAGCTGACGATGAAAAAGCAGTGGTCGTGACTGAATATCGCTCAGCAGAAGATGCGCATGCAATGCGGCAGTTTCCCCACGATTTTCGGTTGCGTCTTACATATACATTGGCGAATACAGAGCTAACGATTACCGCGGAGATAGAAAATCTCGGGGCTGAACCGTTTCCTTGGGGGCTTGGGTATCATACGACGTTTAATTATCCAGCCGATGGTGGTGACGAGTTTAAGCTTACGGTAGATCATAAATGGGAGCTAGACTCTGAACGGTTAATCCCGACAGAACGCTGGGAAAGCTTTGACTCGGAAAAATGGCACACAGGCTTTTCACTTCAAGGCGTCGCGTTAGATGATGCTTTTTATAACGAAAAAGCGGCTGAGAAAAATGTCTGTGAGTTGAAAAATCCGGCCTTGCCTGTAGATATATATTACACCGCGGATCAACACTTTAAGCATTGGGTCGTTTATTCTGGTGCAGGTGATTCAGGGTTTGTTTGCCCTGAGCCATATACTTGGATAACGAACGCTCCAAACCTACGTATGGAGGAAAGGACGACAGGTGTGCAAATTCTAAAATCTTCAGAAAAAACAAAAGTGGAGACGGTGCTTCGCTTTGTGGAAAAATAA